In Listeria monocytogenes, the following proteins share a genomic window:
- the walK gene encoding cell wall metabolism sensor histidine kinase WalK: protein MHKMRFFQSVQFKLVIMYLLLIIVAMQVIGAYFVRELEGQLEKNFQDSITNSITLLDYNAREEIIKNSDNSVKLQNDIRELLVDFSRASSNLIEVRIVDDKGKILGTSNLNNQGIVGQKSNDPLVKRTLSLGTTSEDKIYKDESNKNNRVWVNVSSIKNKGKVIGAIYLVADIESVYKQVDDITNIFITGTLIAMIITAVLGILLSRTITKPIVEMKRQAYAMARGNYSRKVKVYGVDEIGELADSFNTLTKRVQEAQAMTEGERRKLSSVLAYMTDGVIATDRRGKVILINTPAEKMLRVKHESANGRSIIDVLDIGDTYQFEDLMEVDGSLTMDRSTFDKPYVLRANFSVIQRETGFNNGVIAVLHDITDQEKVDQERRDFVSNVSHELRTPLTSMHSYLEALSDGAWEDKEIAPRFLEVTQNETERMIRLVNDLLKLSRMDGGREQLEKSFVNFTDFFNHIIDRFEMMKKETIMFKRHIPREPVIIEIDEDKVMQVLDNIISNANKYSPDGGRISFYLKKFEDEIEVSIADEGLGVPDEDLANVFDRFFRVDKARSREMGGTGLGLAIAREVIEAHGGRIWAERNKTKGTIIKFTLPYSDLPEDDWE from the coding sequence ATGCATAAAATGAGATTTTTTCAGTCTGTACAATTTAAGTTAGTTATTATGTATTTGCTACTAATTATTGTTGCAATGCAAGTAATCGGCGCGTATTTTGTACGTGAACTGGAAGGGCAACTGGAGAAGAATTTTCAAGATTCTATTACGAACAGTATTACGCTTTTGGATTACAACGCTAGAGAAGAAATTATTAAAAATAGCGATAACTCCGTAAAGTTACAAAATGATATTAGAGAACTCTTAGTCGACTTTTCTCGCGCAAGTAGCAACTTAATCGAAGTAAGAATAGTTGATGATAAAGGAAAAATTCTCGGTACATCTAATTTAAATAATCAAGGAATTGTTGGTCAAAAAAGCAATGATCCCCTTGTAAAAAGAACGCTGTCACTTGGAACGACTTCTGAGGACAAAATCTATAAAGACGAATCGAATAAAAATAACCGCGTTTGGGTGAACGTATCCTCCATCAAAAATAAAGGCAAAGTGATAGGGGCTATTTATCTTGTCGCCGATATCGAAAGTGTCTATAAACAAGTAGATGATATTACAAATATTTTCATCACAGGTACTTTGATTGCGATGATTATTACCGCAGTACTCGGAATTTTGCTATCAAGAACGATTACTAAGCCAATTGTTGAAATGAAACGACAAGCTTATGCGATGGCTCGCGGGAATTACAGCCGTAAAGTTAAAGTATACGGTGTCGATGAAATTGGAGAACTAGCGGATTCCTTTAATACGTTAACGAAACGAGTCCAAGAAGCCCAAGCGATGACAGAAGGGGAACGACGCAAGCTTTCCTCCGTACTCGCATATATGACCGATGGCGTAATTGCGACAGACCGCCGCGGGAAAGTAATTCTTATTAATACGCCCGCAGAAAAAATGCTACGTGTAAAACATGAAAGTGCGAATGGGCGCTCTATTATTGATGTGTTAGATATTGGAGACACATACCAATTTGAAGATTTGATGGAAGTTGATGGTTCGCTAACAATGGACCGCAGTACTTTCGACAAACCTTATGTACTTCGCGCTAATTTCTCCGTTATCCAAAGAGAAACTGGTTTTAACAATGGCGTAATCGCAGTACTTCATGATATTACTGATCAAGAAAAAGTGGACCAAGAACGTCGCGACTTCGTATCCAACGTATCGCATGAACTAAGAACCCCACTTACAAGTATGCACAGTTATTTAGAAGCATTAAGCGATGGTGCATGGGAAGATAAAGAAATTGCCCCACGCTTCCTTGAAGTAACACAAAATGAGACAGAGCGTATGATTCGCCTAGTTAATGATTTGCTCAAACTTTCCAGAATGGACGGCGGCAGAGAGCAACTCGAAAAAAGCTTCGTGAACTTTACGGATTTCTTTAATCATATTATTGACCGTTTTGAAATGATGAAAAAAGAAACAATCATGTTCAAACGCCACATTCCAAGAGAACCAGTTATTATCGAAATTGATGAAGATAAAGTGATGCAAGTGCTGGATAATATTATCTCTAACGCCAACAAGTATTCACCAGATGGCGGCCGCATCTCCTTCTATCTGAAGAAATTTGAAGATGAAATTGAAGTAAGTATTGCCGATGAAGGTTTAGGCGTACCAGACGAAGATTTAGCGAATGTATTTGACCGATTCTTCCGCGTAGATAAAGCTCGTTCGCGGGAAATGGGCGGAACAGGGTTAGGGCTTGCCATCGCTCGAGAAGTTATCGAAGCACATGGCGGTCGAATTTGGGCCGAACGTAATAAAACCAAAGGGACCATAATTAAATTCACCCTGCCATACAGTGACTTACCGGAGGATGATTGGGAATGA
- the yycH gene encoding two-component system activity regulator YycH gives MMKKTGFRSFVLTILVVLSIVLSYFIWKGQPDYEAINVKEVEKTTIDKTMTTSQVFKPYKLAVNANESNYQSLDDDLLNELMAQGKAFSFSEVVLANKKSSEDYEKLIHKNGTIEIIFPNNIPFSIFAQIFQIEGEGLESAFFNRIVFDVNNTDTGLHSVYFANDDQENIYQSSLQNKDIDKIEKIVKKNESKLTQNDKLISNKRNLFLSSEKTKLDRKKYIIDSLEINLFTSALFQDSGTVKSEGNTYTDGSSVIEMDTDNKVLEYVNPSQERTNPEDLSSVKRAGLIQDSFNFVNDHAGWTGDGAYYFTGYAGESATTNFSLFIDNLQVYNENGMADISVTEGLEAVYKYMRPFFRLDTDVPGEKKEVTLPSSYSVYNALAQNPNVKAEEIEDIVPGYHMTRSESSGMNRLVTLEPTWLYKYHDKWFIFQPDAEKAGE, from the coding sequence ATGATGAAAAAAACAGGATTTCGCTCATTTGTACTAACCATTTTAGTTGTACTCAGCATCGTCCTAAGCTACTTTATTTGGAAGGGACAACCTGATTACGAAGCAATTAATGTAAAAGAAGTGGAAAAAACAACCATTGATAAAACAATGACAACTTCACAAGTATTCAAACCATACAAGTTAGCTGTTAATGCAAATGAAAGTAATTACCAAAGTTTAGATGATGATTTATTAAACGAACTAATGGCACAAGGGAAAGCCTTCAGTTTCTCGGAAGTAGTATTAGCTAATAAAAAAAGTAGTGAAGACTATGAGAAATTAATCCATAAAAACGGAACAATCGAGATCATTTTCCCCAATAATATCCCGTTCTCTATTTTTGCTCAAATTTTTCAAATAGAAGGGGAAGGGCTTGAATCGGCGTTCTTTAATCGAATTGTGTTTGATGTTAATAATACGGATACCGGGCTACACTCGGTTTATTTCGCAAATGACGATCAAGAAAATATTTACCAAAGCTCACTTCAAAATAAAGACATCGATAAAATCGAAAAAATTGTTAAAAAGAATGAAAGCAAGCTGACTCAAAATGATAAACTAATTTCAAACAAACGCAATCTTTTCTTAAGCTCTGAAAAAACAAAACTAGATCGCAAAAAATATATCATCGATTCGCTTGAAATTAATTTATTCACGTCCGCACTATTCCAAGATTCTGGTACTGTTAAAAGTGAAGGAAACACCTACACGGATGGCTCAAGTGTCATTGAAATGGATACAGATAACAAAGTATTAGAGTATGTAAACCCATCGCAAGAACGCACGAATCCGGAAGACCTTAGCAGTGTCAAACGAGCTGGACTTATTCAAGATAGTTTTAACTTTGTGAACGACCACGCTGGCTGGACTGGCGACGGCGCTTACTACTTCACAGGTTATGCTGGGGAAAGTGCGACGACTAATTTCAGTTTATTCATTGATAATTTACAAGTATACAATGAGAATGGTATGGCGGATATTTCCGTAACAGAAGGACTCGAAGCAGTTTATAAATACATGAGACCATTTTTCCGCTTAGATACTGATGTTCCGGGAGAGAAAAAAGAAGTAACGCTACCATCCTCTTATTCGGTCTATAACGCTCTGGCTCAAAATCCAAACGTCAAAGCAGAAGAAATTGAAGATATTGTTCCTGGCTATCATATGACACGAAGCGAATCTTCGGGCATGAATCGCCTTGTGACTCTAGAACCAACATGGCTGTACAAGTATCATGATAAATGGTTCATCTTCCAACCAGACGCAGAAAAGGCGGGTGAATAA
- a CDS encoding two-component system regulatory protein YycI, protein MDWRKTQMIFIVTLLILNVFLAVIFFNKQLSDDPDTLGNETLEERLKADNISHPDLSTKPTSGSIFTTERAAFTTKDVSNFTGQAITLKDNNKQIYSVLQNPVKAGKKGTNPEFQKFMESSVYRGESYQFWNYDKDARTLTFNQLINNNMVLFDEAGQITFYLDQDDRVISYEQTWMSKQDDLKDKTNLMSATDALEAVYQHGELKQDSDVVSATFGYYTTVQLPSGNVYFPVWCFEVKHSGETNYVLVNAKDEQVINQSENKSTTEPGTELSSRQKAK, encoded by the coding sequence ATGGATTGGCGTAAAACACAAATGATTTTTATTGTGACTCTCCTTATTCTTAATGTCTTTTTAGCAGTAATATTTTTCAACAAGCAGTTATCGGATGACCCAGATACACTCGGAAATGAGACGTTAGAAGAACGATTAAAAGCAGATAATATTTCCCATCCGGATTTGTCGACCAAACCTACGAGCGGTTCCATTTTCACTACAGAGCGAGCTGCATTTACAACAAAAGATGTAAGCAACTTTACAGGACAAGCAATTACACTGAAAGATAACAATAAACAAATCTATTCTGTCCTACAAAACCCAGTAAAAGCTGGCAAAAAAGGGACCAATCCAGAGTTTCAAAAATTTATGGAATCAAGTGTTTATCGCGGGGAGTCTTACCAATTCTGGAATTATGATAAGGACGCGCGGACGCTTACTTTTAATCAATTAATTAATAACAATATGGTTCTGTTTGATGAAGCGGGCCAAATTACTTTTTATTTAGATCAAGATGACCGAGTAATCTCGTATGAGCAAACTTGGATGTCGAAGCAAGATGATTTAAAAGATAAGACCAATTTAATGTCAGCAACAGATGCACTAGAGGCAGTTTATCAGCACGGAGAATTGAAGCAAGACAGCGACGTGGTTTCTGCAACATTTGGCTACTACACGACCGTACAGCTTCCTTCTGGAAATGTATACTTCCCAGTTTGGTGCTTTGAAGTAAAACATTCTGGTGAAACTAACTACGTCCTCGTAAATGCTAAAGACGAACAAGTAATTAACCAATCAGAAAACAAATCAACCACCGAACCAGGTACAGAATTATCAAGCCGTCAGAAAGCCAAATAA
- a CDS encoding MBL fold metallo-hydrolase, protein MFANKILTEKDTDQIRFSILASGSSGNATLVETGDQKILIDCGLSGKKMEGLFAQVGRDMNDLDAILITHEHSDHIKGLGVLARKYKLPIYANAKTWKAMDNMIGEVSSDQKFQFDMETVKSFGSMQVESFGVSHDAIEPMFYIFHKGNKKFVMITDTGYVSDRMKGHIAGADAYLFESNHDVEMLRMGRYPWNVKRRILGDEGHVSNEDAAIAMSEVITDQTKRIYLGHLSKDNNMKELARMSVTQTLMAEGIDVGGKLEIFDTDPDNATSIFTI, encoded by the coding sequence ATGTTCGCAAATAAAATTTTAACGGAAAAAGATACGGACCAAATCCGATTTAGTATATTAGCCAGTGGAAGCTCAGGCAATGCTACACTTGTCGAAACAGGAGACCAAAAAATTCTGATTGACTGTGGTTTGAGTGGCAAGAAAATGGAAGGACTTTTCGCGCAAGTTGGTCGTGATATGAACGATTTAGACGCGATTCTAATTACTCACGAACATTCAGACCATATTAAAGGTTTAGGGGTGCTTGCGCGTAAATACAAACTCCCTATTTATGCCAATGCTAAAACATGGAAAGCAATGGATAATATGATTGGTGAAGTTTCTTCAGACCAAAAATTCCAATTTGATATGGAAACAGTAAAATCCTTTGGTAGTATGCAAGTGGAATCTTTTGGCGTCTCTCATGATGCGATTGAGCCGATGTTTTACATATTTCATAAAGGGAATAAAAAATTTGTAATGATAACGGACACGGGCTATGTGAGCGACCGAATGAAAGGACATATTGCGGGGGCTGATGCTTATCTTTTTGAAAGTAATCATGATGTAGAAATGCTTCGAATGGGACGCTATCCGTGGAATGTAAAACGCAGAATCCTTGGTGACGAGGGACACGTGAGCAATGAAGATGCAGCGATAGCAATGAGTGAAGTTATTACCGATCAAACTAAACGAATTTATTTGGGACATCTTAGTAAAGACAACAATATGAAAGAACTTGCGAGAATGAGCGTAACGCAAACACTTATGGCAGAAGGAATTGATGTTGGCGGCAAACTAGAAATTTTTGACACAGATCCTGATAACGCTACGTCCATCTTTACTATTTGA
- the htrA gene encoding serine protease HtrA, which translates to MDEKEKNLNENSEKESTPKREVEETLHTNESSQPVQETPIVEGVTPEGEKFAGATEDAAEASSTNAFFEEASNKESEPARPAPGPRRAGTTGGGAVPPNRVSNGGSGNGNGEPPKRGKHFIGYFLTALIGVIIGGLIIFFVAWDNGDNADTTSNSNNKATKVEKVSVDTTSDVTKAVDKVQDAVVSVLNYQSSSSLDGTTTSEQEASSGSGVIYKKANGKAYIVTNNHVVADANKLEVTFTNGKKSEAKLLGTDEWNDLAVLEIDDKNVSTVAAFGDSDSLKLGEPAIAIGSPLGTEFSGSVTQGIISGLNRAVPVDTNGDGTEDWEADVIQTDAAINPGNSGGALINIEGQVIGINSMKISMENVEGISFAIPSNTVEPIIEQLETKGEVERPSLGVSLRDVDTIPETQQKNILKLPDSVDYGAMVQQVVSGSAADKAGLKQYDVIVELNGQKVTNSMTLRKILYGNDVKIGDKVKVKYYRDGKEKSTDIKLEAAKTTT; encoded by the coding sequence ATGGACGAGAAAGAAAAGAATTTAAATGAAAACAGCGAGAAAGAAAGCACGCCAAAAAGAGAGGTCGAGGAGACTTTACATACTAACGAGAGCTCGCAACCAGTCCAAGAAACTCCTATTGTAGAGGGCGTGACCCCAGAAGGTGAGAAGTTTGCCGGAGCAACAGAAGATGCAGCCGAGGCAAGTTCTACAAATGCATTTTTTGAAGAAGCAAGTAATAAAGAATCAGAACCTGCTAGACCAGCTCCAGGACCAAGACGTGCTGGGACAACTGGTGGCGGGGCAGTTCCACCTAATAGAGTGAGTAATGGCGGAAGTGGTAACGGGAACGGCGAACCACCAAAACGCGGCAAACACTTTATTGGTTACTTTTTAACAGCACTTATTGGTGTTATTATCGGAGGACTTATTATTTTCTTTGTCGCTTGGGATAATGGCGACAACGCAGATACAACTTCAAACTCGAATAATAAAGCTACCAAAGTAGAAAAAGTTTCAGTAGATACAACATCAGATGTAACAAAAGCAGTAGACAAAGTGCAAGATGCGGTAGTGAGTGTACTAAATTACCAATCATCTTCATCCCTTGATGGAACAACAACTTCTGAACAAGAAGCTTCCTCAGGATCTGGTGTTATTTATAAAAAAGCAAATGGAAAAGCCTACATCGTAACAAATAATCACGTTGTTGCGGATGCAAATAAATTAGAAGTAACTTTTACAAACGGTAAAAAATCCGAAGCAAAATTACTTGGAACAGATGAATGGAACGATTTAGCTGTTCTCGAAATTGATGATAAAAATGTTAGCACAGTTGCTGCATTTGGAGATTCTGATTCATTAAAACTTGGCGAACCAGCAATTGCAATTGGTAGTCCACTTGGAACAGAATTTTCCGGTTCAGTAACGCAAGGTATTATTTCCGGTCTAAACCGCGCAGTACCAGTTGATACAAATGGCGACGGAACAGAAGACTGGGAAGCAGATGTTATCCAAACAGATGCAGCTATTAACCCTGGTAACAGTGGTGGAGCTTTAATTAATATTGAAGGCCAAGTAATTGGTATTAACTCAATGAAAATTTCGATGGAAAATGTAGAAGGTATTAGCTTTGCAATTCCAAGTAACACAGTAGAACCAATCATCGAACAACTAGAAACAAAAGGCGAAGTAGAACGTCCATCTCTAGGCGTATCCTTACGTGACGTTGATACAATTCCAGAAACACAACAAAAAAATATCTTGAAATTACCTGATAGCGTAGATTATGGCGCAATGGTACAACAAGTAGTATCCGGTTCTGCAGCAGACAAAGCAGGCTTGAAACAATACGATGTTATTGTTGAACTAAACGGCCAAAAAGTAACAAACTCCATGACATTACGCAAAATTCTATACGGTAACGACGTGAAAATTGGCGATAAAGTCAAAGTGAAATACTATCGTGACGGTAAAGAAAAATCCACAGATATTAAATTAGAAGCAGCAAAAACAACTACATGA
- the rlmH gene encoding 23S rRNA (pseudouridine(1915)-N(3))-methyltransferase RlmH, giving the protein MNIQIVTVGKLKEKYLVQGIAEYLKRLGAYAKVTIVEVPDEKAPEVLSDAEMKQVKDKEGARILAKIPDDAHVIALAIDGKMKSSEEFAADLDKLATYGKSKVTFVIGGSLGLSEAVLKRSNERISFGRLTLPHQLMRLVLVEQVYRAFRIVRGEPYHK; this is encoded by the coding sequence ATGAATATCCAAATTGTAACGGTCGGGAAATTAAAAGAAAAATATTTAGTGCAAGGAATCGCCGAATATTTAAAACGATTGGGCGCCTATGCGAAAGTAACGATTGTGGAAGTTCCGGATGAGAAAGCTCCGGAAGTGCTGAGTGATGCGGAAATGAAGCAAGTGAAAGATAAAGAGGGTGCGCGGATTTTAGCGAAGATTCCGGACGATGCCCATGTGATTGCGCTGGCGATTGATGGGAAAATGAAGTCGAGTGAAGAATTTGCGGCGGATTTGGATAAGCTGGCGACTTATGGTAAGAGTAAGGTGACGTTTGTGATTGGTGGATCGCTAGGACTTAGTGAGGCGGTGTTGAAACGGAGTAATGAGCGGATTTCGTTTGGGAGGTTAACGCTGCCACACCAGTTGATGAGATTGGTGCTGGTGGAGCAGGTTTACCGGGCGTTTCGGATTGTTCGGGGGGAGCCTTATCATAAGTGA
- a CDS encoding DUF998 domain-containing protein — protein sequence MVFLKKYGFYFLLLGVLSDFLTPYILGIFYPELNQMTRVMSVFGDVASPVRGAFLVWSVVSGVFFVLALPAIYQSVVKTSRTLAILLASAIGLYGIGDCIFTGLFSIDTEQASWTFSTWVHNIGSGLGYAGFLIFPLFLVILYRKTGDKTRSNIYLVLLIVSLLSAGVYGLARIPAVNDLPVLDEIGFCQRISFFFNYLPIVVFGIDRIRKP from the coding sequence ATGGTCTTTCTAAAAAAATACGGTTTTTACTTTTTATTACTCGGCGTTTTGAGTGATTTTCTAACGCCTTACATACTTGGAATTTTTTACCCAGAATTAAACCAAATGACACGGGTTATGAGTGTGTTTGGGGATGTGGCTAGTCCGGTGCGGGGAGCGTTTTTGGTTTGGTCGGTGGTGTCTGGGGTGTTCTTTGTGCTCGCTTTGCCGGCGATTTATCAGAGCGTTGTTAAAACTTCGCGGACTTTGGCGATTTTGCTTGCTTCTGCGATTGGTTTGTATGGGATTGGCGATTGTATTTTTACCGGGTTGTTTAGTATTGATACGGAGCAGGCGAGCTGGACGTTTTCGACTTGGGTGCATAATATTGGCTCGGGGCTTGGTTATGCGGGATTTTTGATTTTTCCGTTGTTTCTGGTCATTCTTTACCGGAAAACTGGCGATAAAACCCGCAGCAATATCTATCTAGTTTTACTCATTGTTAGTTTGCTGTCGGCTGGTGTTTATGGGCTTGCGCGGATTCCTGCTGTGAATGACTTGCCAGTTTTAGATGAAATTGGTTTTTGCCAGCGGATTAGTTTCTTTTTTAATTATTTACCGATTGTTGTTTTTGGAATTGATCGGATTAGAAAACCCTAG
- a CDS encoding BglG family transcription antiterminator: protein MTISERQRSLLEKLNDSQKTVTAKALSEMLGVSSKTVRNDIMQINQSFSSTIIASKAGKGYFLTPNEQLSQINLTKNNENLHFELLRHIIEQDHTNFYDLADQFFISESTLSRIIKELNAVIAEKDESLCIIRKNNELITEGGEEEKRRIFNLFLNQEIENHQLSLDKYADYFDYCNLKQLSELIIAYHKKNEFFMNDFSTISFILHIAVLIERISMGSYIERTALLEQDKTSLEMAEHLTETLEEELQIDIPTQELSYIARLYSGKLATTSTIDAKVFGSVVTRLLEAVDQNFHIDFSADEKIATYLVAHISALYKRANHKQYLTNPLTEELKNKFPFIYNVSVYASAFIQKELAITFPDDEIAYIALHFLSASETINHGKKRKILLVTPYGAGSQRLIHNQLKKIPDFSIDLLVSQSIFDIKQFTLDKEIHLILTAEPLNLTTDIPVYHYDLLLAESDLQKIKHILETKQKTESISRKFFKKELFFPKQNFKSKEETITFLCEQLTAFDYCDPDYVAKVFEREQLSSTCYGNYYAIPHAIQRSAKKNAVAVCSLDKPIDWGGNRVKLVLLLTMKEERDNSFEELFGQLVTILNERSFVKKLAKQEDFQQFIELCEQKTLDS from the coding sequence ATGACTATTTCAGAAAGGCAACGTTCATTGTTAGAAAAGCTTAACGACAGCCAAAAGACAGTAACAGCAAAAGCACTTTCAGAAATGTTAGGCGTTTCTTCCAAAACTGTGCGAAATGACATTATGCAAATTAACCAGTCATTTAGTTCCACAATCATCGCATCAAAAGCTGGCAAAGGCTATTTTCTAACGCCAAATGAGCAGCTTTCACAAATAAATCTAACCAAAAATAACGAAAATCTACATTTTGAATTATTACGCCATATTATCGAACAAGATCATACCAATTTCTATGATTTAGCGGATCAATTTTTCATTAGCGAATCGACGTTATCTCGTATTATTAAAGAGCTCAACGCGGTTATCGCTGAAAAAGATGAGTCGCTATGTATTATTCGAAAAAACAACGAACTAATAACCGAGGGAGGCGAAGAAGAAAAGCGCCGTATCTTCAATCTATTCCTCAATCAGGAAATCGAAAATCATCAATTAAGCCTAGATAAATACGCCGATTACTTCGATTATTGCAATCTAAAACAACTTTCCGAGCTTATTATTGCCTACCACAAAAAGAATGAATTTTTCATGAATGATTTTTCGACGATTTCGTTCATTTTGCATATCGCCGTTTTAATTGAGCGCATTAGTATGGGCAGCTATATAGAGCGAACCGCTTTACTCGAGCAAGATAAAACTAGCCTTGAAATGGCGGAGCACCTAACCGAAACGTTAGAAGAAGAACTGCAAATCGATATTCCAACCCAAGAACTAAGCTATATCGCCCGGCTATATTCTGGCAAACTAGCGACAACTTCCACCATTGACGCAAAAGTTTTTGGCAGCGTTGTCACTCGGCTCCTTGAAGCAGTGGACCAAAATTTCCATATTGACTTTTCAGCTGACGAAAAAATAGCCACCTATCTAGTGGCCCACATTTCAGCCCTTTACAAAAGAGCCAATCACAAACAATATTTAACCAACCCACTCACCGAAGAATTAAAAAACAAGTTCCCATTTATTTATAACGTCAGTGTTTATGCCTCTGCCTTTATTCAAAAAGAGCTTGCGATCACTTTCCCAGATGACGAAATCGCTTATATCGCGTTACACTTTCTGTCCGCTTCAGAAACAATTAATCACGGCAAAAAGAGAAAGATACTCTTAGTTACCCCGTACGGCGCAGGCAGTCAACGCTTAATTCATAATCAACTAAAGAAAATACCTGATTTTTCGATTGATTTACTCGTTTCCCAATCCATTTTCGACATAAAACAATTCACCTTAGACAAAGAAATTCACTTAATTTTAACCGCCGAACCATTAAACCTAACAACCGACATCCCAGTCTATCACTACGATTTGCTTTTAGCAGAGAGCGATTTGCAAAAAATCAAGCATATTTTAGAAACTAAGCAAAAAACGGAATCAATCTCCAGAAAATTTTTCAAAAAAGAACTGTTCTTTCCAAAACAAAACTTCAAATCAAAAGAAGAAACCATCACCTTTCTTTGCGAACAATTAACTGCATTTGACTACTGCGACCCCGATTACGTAGCAAAAGTATTCGAGCGCGAACAATTATCAAGCACCTGTTACGGCAACTACTACGCCATCCCACATGCCATCCAGCGAAGCGCGAAAAAAAATGCCGTCGCCGTATGCTCACTTGATAAACCAATCGACTGGGGCGGAAATCGCGTCAAACTCGTCCTCCTACTCACTATGAAAGAAGAACGCGACAACTCTTTTGAAGAATTATTCGGCCAACTCGTAACCATCTTAAACGAACGCAGCTTCGTCAAAAAACTAGCAAAACAAGAAGATTTCCAGCAATTTATCGAACTTTGCGAACAAAAAACCCTAGATTCTTAA